One Engystomops pustulosus chromosome 7, aEngPut4.maternal, whole genome shotgun sequence DNA window includes the following coding sequences:
- the RAB25 gene encoding ras-related protein Rab-25 isoform X1 has protein sequence MKSEEDEYNFVFKVVLIGESGVGKTNLLSRFTRNEFNHDSRTTIGVEFSTRTLTLDGHLVKAQIWDTAGLERYRAITSAYYRGAVGALLVYDITKHQSYESVDRWLKELYDHADASILVMLVGNKSDLKDEAREVPSEEAKMYADSNGLLFIETSALDSTNVELAFETILRDIYKKVLRSKGAEPKENTVVLSNTATNQSQAPHTEAKKSCCQNI, from the exons TGGTTCTGATTGGAGAATCCGGTGTTGGGAAAACCAACCTCTTGTCCAGATTCACCAGGAATGAGTTCAACCATGACAGCCGCACCACCATTGGCGTGGAGTTCTCTACCCGGACCCTGACCCTGGACGGGCACCTGGTGAAGGCTCAGATCTGGGACACGGCCGGGCTGGAGCGATACAGGGCCATTACATCCGC gtattacaggggggctgttggCGCACTGTTagtgtatgacatcacaaagCACCAGTCGTATGAAAGCGTGGACCGCTGGCTCAAGGAGCTGTACGACCACGCCGATGCCAGTATCCTGGTTATGCTGGTAGGAAACAAGTCAGACCTGAAGGACGAGGCTCGGGAGGTGCCGTCAGAAGAAGCCAAGATGTATGCAG ATAGTAACGGATTATTATTTATCGAAACTTCTGCTCTGGACTCCACCAACGTTGAGCTGGCCTTCGAAAccatcctcaggg ACATCTACAAGAAGGTTCTGAGGAGCAAAGGAGCGGAGCCTAAAGAGAACACTGTGGTCTTGTCTAATACCGCTACCAATCAATCTCAAGCTCCACATACTGAAGCCAAAAAGTCTTGCTGCCAAAACATTTAG
- the RAB25 gene encoding ras-related protein Rab-25 isoform X2: MKSEEDEYNFVFKVVLIGESGVGKTNLLSRFTRNEFNHDSRTTIGVEFSTRTLTLDGHLVKAQIWDTAGLERYRAITSAYYRGAVGALLVYDITKHQSYESVDRWLKELYDHADASILVMLVGNKSDLKDEAREVPSEEAKMYAVTDYYLSKLLLWTPPTLSWPSKPSSGTSTRRF, translated from the exons TGGTTCTGATTGGAGAATCCGGTGTTGGGAAAACCAACCTCTTGTCCAGATTCACCAGGAATGAGTTCAACCATGACAGCCGCACCACCATTGGCGTGGAGTTCTCTACCCGGACCCTGACCCTGGACGGGCACCTGGTGAAGGCTCAGATCTGGGACACGGCCGGGCTGGAGCGATACAGGGCCATTACATCCGC gtattacaggggggctgttggCGCACTGTTagtgtatgacatcacaaagCACCAGTCGTATGAAAGCGTGGACCGCTGGCTCAAGGAGCTGTACGACCACGCCGATGCCAGTATCCTGGTTATGCTGGTAGGAAACAAGTCAGACCTGAAGGACGAGGCTCGGGAGGTGCCGTCAGAAGAAGCCAAGATGTATGCAG TAACGGATTATTATTTATCGAAACTTCTGCTCTGGACTCCACCAACGTTGAGCTGGCCTTCGAAAccatcctcaggg ACATCTACAAGAAGGTTCTGA